The Brachyhypopomus gauderio isolate BG-103 chromosome 17, BGAUD_0.2, whole genome shotgun sequence genome includes a window with the following:
- the hmx2 gene encoding homeobox protein HMX2, whose translation MSHSQDSGSKCSPAPISSFTIQSILGTASEDSKAVPRKRTRSVSSEDECSGGEDSGDCYCSEPGLPEPCNRHQPLNFSCLGTKGLIPGQGGLDRAPHLSQSLLPDYKDEPRACGQMSPVCEETQRDAPDKQSNSAKKKTRTVFSRSQVYQLESTFDMKRYLSSSERACLASSLQLTETQVKTWFQNRRNKWKRQLSAELEAANMAHASAQTLVGMPLVLRENSLLRVPLPRSIAFPTPLYYPGSNLPPLPLYSLYNKIEY comes from the exons ATGAGTCATTCCCAGGACAGCGGAAGCAAGTGTTCGCCCGCCCCAATTTCAAGCTTCACAATTCAGTCGATTCTCGGCACGGCGAGCGAGGACAGCAAAGCGGTGCCGAGGAAACGGACCCGGTCCGTGTCGTCCGAGGATGAGTGCAGCGGAGGGGAGGACTCGGGCGACTGCTACTGCTCCGAGCCCGGGCTACCGGAGCCGTGCAACCGGCATCAACCTCTCAACTTCTCCTGCCTCG GTACCAAAGGACTTATACCTGGACAGGGTGGACTAGACCGAGCGCCACATCTATCGCAGTCCTTACTACCGGATTACAAAGACGAGCCGAGGGCCTGTGGCCAAATGTCTcccgtgtgtgaggagacgcAGCGAGACGCCCCGGACAAACAGAGTAACTCCGCCAAGAAGAAGACGCGCACGGTTTTCTCGCGGAGTCAAGTTTACCAGCTGGAGTCCACGTTCGACATGAAGCGGTACCTGAGCAGCTCCGAACGGGCCTGCCTCGCATCCAGCCTCCAGCTAACGGAGACTCAAGTCAAAACGTGGTTTCAGAATCGGCGAAATAAATGGAAACGGCAGCTGTCCGCGGAACTGGAGGCGGCCAACATGGCGCACGCGTCGGCGCAGACGCTGGTGGGGATGCCGCTGGTGCTCAGAGAGAACTCCCTCCTCCGGGTGCCGCTGCCCCGCTCCATCGCCTTCCCAACGCCCTTATACTACCCGGGAAGCAATCTACCACCTCTACCCTTATATAGCCTTTATAACAAAATTGAATACTGA